The nucleotide sequence TGGCTCTGCCATATAAATATGAATGCCGCCTTGGCAATCCAAGGAGCGCACGCCGTATCGAATCAAGGGGGAATTGCCAATCCCGAGATCGACTGTATCAATTCCGGAGGAGCACAAACTCGTCATGATGCTATGCTTCAATAGTTGAGCAAATGGGTGTGCGCATGCCGAGAGCGCAATTTTATCCCCCGCTTGTAATAAGTACGCGTAGGCAGCAGCAAGTCTTGTAACGAATTCGGGCGTGATGTCAACGTTGCCAATGCCCTTGATTCCATGCGTCCCAAACAAATTTTTGGTTTGCTTGGCACCGTAGATGAGAGAGGTGGTGACAGTCGCATTTTCCCCGACTTCCTTATCTGGCCAAATTTTGACCCCTGCCTTTACCACCGACTTCGCCCCAATGAGGCACTGATCTCCAATGACCGCCCCTTCCCCGAGTTGTACGCAATCTGCTATTCGGGTGTTGCGGCAGAGGGTCGTTCCTGTGATCTCTGTTTTTTTCCCAATGACACTGTTTTCCCAAATGATCGTCCTGGACAGCTTCGTACCAGAAGAAATCACGGTATTTTTCCCCAGAATGGAATAAGCACCAACGGCAACTCCAGCCTGCAAGTGTACATTTTCACTGATATAGACAGGGCCTTCCAAACGAACCGATGAATCGATGCGAACATCATTCTCCAAGAAAATGCGCGGTGCGATTTCCTGTGCTTTTATTTCGAGATGTACGCGTCCATCCAGCAAATCAAACTGGGCTTGCTGATAAACCTCCAAAGAGCCAATATCAGACCAATAACCGCTTGCCTCATATCCGAATAGAGGCTTTGCTGCTTCTAAAAAGGACGGGAAAATTTCCTTGCTGAAATCTACTTCCCGCTCTTCTTCTATATAAGACAAGACCTCGGGCTCGCAGACGTATATCCCGGTATTCACCGTATCGCTAAAAACCTCCGCCCAGCTCGGTTTTTCTAAAAAGCGGGTAATGCGTCCGCCCTCATCTGTCATGACAACTCCGAATTCCAGCGGTGTTTCTACACGAGTCAAAATCAACGTAGCCAATGCGTTATTTTGCTCATGAAAACGTATGGCTGCCGACAAATCGATGTCTGTCAACGTATCCCCACTGATCACGACGAAGCGCTCATCGAGAAAATCTGCGCAGTTTTTCACGCTGCCTGCCGTGCCCAAAGGAATTGTTTCTTCAAAATAGGCGAGCGAAACACCGTAGCGAGATCCATCACCAAACGTATCGCGGATGACATCAGGCAGATACTGGAGTGTCACTGCTATCTCTGTAATCCCATGCTTTTTCAATAGATCAATCGTGTACTCCATGCAAGGCCGGTTTAAGAGTGGCACCATTGGTTTTGGCGTATGGCATGTTAACGGACGTAGTCGTGTACCTTTTCCTCCAGCCATGATTACTGCCTTCATCTTCTTTTCTTCCTCCTTCATCGTTGCAATCTATGTTGTCATGCCGATTTCCGCGGGTACGCCAAGTGAACGGTATAGATCGATGGTTTGACTAGTCAGAAGAGTCCAGTTATAAAACTGTTTAACATCTCGCATAGCCGTCTGGGCCAGTTGATGCCGCTGATCAGGGTCGCGTAATAGCCAGCGGAGTTGATTCGTTAGCGATTCCGGGTCGCCTGTGTACATCATGGCGCCGTTTTCTCCATGGCGAACGATCTCCCTCAGCCCTCCCGTATCCGCAACAAGAACTGGCGTACCCAAAGCCATCGCTTCCAGTGCAACAATTCCAAAAGGCTCATACAAGCTCGGGAATACCGCCACATCAGCCAAGGCGAACAGCTTATTTCGCCTTGCGTCGTCTACAAAACCCAAGAAGTGGACTTGCTCAGAAAGTCCCATCTGATGAACCAACTGCTTCCACTCGTCTTGCATTGGTCCTCTGCCAGCTACAAGCAACATCACATGCGGAAACTCATTGCGCAGCCTTACCATGGCTTCCAACAATAGGTGAACACCTTTTTCCTGGACCAAGCGCCCTATAAAAAAGAGGACCGGTCCATCGCCTAATGCCAACTCCTGCCGAAGCTGTTCCCGATTTACATCCGGTAGGGGAATCAGATCGACACCATTGTGAATGACCCGCAATCGGGAGGATGGTGTTCCAAACAGCCGCATGACTTCCGACTCCATATACTTGCTGCAAACGATCATCGAGTCAGAGCTTTGTGTTAGCGTACGTTCACACTCATGAATCCTTTGCTGCAACGGTGTATGAATGCCTTGATGCCGACCATGTTCCAAAGCATGAATCGTGCTGACGAGCGGAAGAGAGTACCTCTGTTTCAGTTCGATTGCAGCCCAGCCGACAAGCCAATCGTGAGCGTGGATGACATCTGGTCGCACCCCGAGTGACCAGAGCTGGGAGGTAGCATCGACCATCGCCAAATTTAGTTGAAACACCCATGCCAGAAAGTCAGTTTGTTCGGAGGGTATGTACGTAGGCAAACGGTGTACGTGAACCCCTTCCATCGTCTCATCTATGGAGCATGAATCTGTTGCACGCGTCAGCACATGCACCGCGATTCCTTGCTGGACAAGATGCCTAGCGAGATCGTAGACAGCACGACCAAGCCCCCCTACCACATGAGGGGGAAATTCCCATGCAAGCATCAACACTGTTTTTGTCGAAGATTGATCTTGCGTAGCCGCAACCAATTGACGCGATACGTTCACTCTATGCGTTTGTTTAGGCAAATAGAACGTGATATCCAAGTCAGGAAAGACCGGAAAGTCAGCTTCTGCTTGTGTAATTGTCTCTTCATCCAGTTGATGCTCTCGATACATCGCCAAGAGGGCCCGCATGCGAACCAAGTGGTCATGAACGCGTTGCACTGCATACCGGGTGACCGTTTGACCATCTAAAATAAACGCCCAATCACTGCTTTGGGCCAGCATCAATTCGCGTGCAGCCTGCTTGAGGCACCGTAAAGAAAGCTGATCTCCTTTCTGCTCAGAAAAGGTCGTAATCGCTCCGATCAGTTCCCGCTCTGCTTGATGCAGATGCCTGTATATCCAGCCATTGTTCTCGTTCAGCCAGACTTCTCCGTAGCCATTTCTTCCCCATGTAGACATAGGCAAGTGACCGCGATCCTGCTCTGGATACTTCTCCAAATATTCTGATGGTGTCATTAATTTCACTTTTTTTGAATCACAAACCGTTTTCCGTATGAGGTCATCCAAAAACTGCGGACCCTCGAACCACCAATGCCCAAACAGCTCCGCATCATAAGTGGCGACGACCAACGGCATACGATCCATCCAGTGACTAGCTTCCTCCACTTGACGCTCTCGGTGATACAGGAAGTGTCCCGCATGTGACGCTGCTTTTTCCCGCGCCCAGCTTGGCTCATACCAGTCTTTATCCCCTTCTTTTCCGGTGATCCGATAGTATTTCAAACCAGTACGCACCCGAATGCCATCAGGATGGATGTACGGCTCGATGTAGCTCATCTCCCTTTCAAATCCAATATCCCGGTAGTATTCACGATAGTCATAGTCCCCTGGATAT is from Brevibacillus brevis and encodes:
- a CDS encoding sugar phosphate nucleotidyltransferase, yielding MKAVIMAGGKGTRLRPLTCHTPKPMVPLLNRPCMEYTIDLLKKHGITEIAVTLQYLPDVIRDTFGDGSRYGVSLAYFEETIPLGTAGSVKNCADFLDERFVVISGDTLTDIDLSAAIRFHEQNNALATLILTRVETPLEFGVVMTDEGGRITRFLEKPSWAEVFSDTVNTGIYVCEPEVLSYIEEEREVDFSKEIFPSFLEAAKPLFGYEASGYWSDIGSLEVYQQAQFDLLDGRVHLEIKAQEIAPRIFLENDVRIDSSVRLEGPVYISENVHLQAGVAVGAYSILGKNTVISSGTKLSRTIIWENSVIGKKTEITGTTLCRNTRIADCVQLGEGAVIGDQCLIGAKSVVKAGVKIWPDKEVGENATVTTSLIYGAKQTKNLFGTHGIKGIGNVDITPEFVTRLAAAYAYLLQAGDKIALSACAHPFAQLLKHSIMTSLCSSGIDTVDLGIGNSPLIRYGVRSLDCQGGIHIYMAEPVDDKEIVIQFIDHAGLPISRDRERKIENAYWQETYVRNLNRLGALKVEHQVQEAYLHALVQQLNVSSIQRQRFHLLIDCEQRFFPTFLAPLMHALGVSAHYSSIQEGIRKKGADLGVRLDKNGEQFTLFTEQGEKLANEQITALQLLACSGQHRRIGLPVSAPIELEHMAQLLQMEVVRTKVSPRSMMEVSSEQRFHPMFDAVYSLMRILSYLASEEKPLSVLLDLLPACHMEKKTVFCPWAAKGKVMRRVMEENKGKLLELVDGIKVYDSNGWVLILPDSEDSHVKVISQGATAETAATLASSYARRIAEYQFHEKREIDSL
- a CDS encoding 1,4-alpha-glucan branching protein domain-containing protein, with product MHKGYLSLVLHAHQPYVRHGDRDDRLEERWVYEAMLECYLPLLMVFDKLLSDGIAFRMTLALSPTLLSMLDDDLIVTRFRTHLAKTVELAGKEVKRTAAQPQEHRIAKMYVERFRSIIAYCRKWDFQLIKAFRHFADSGCLELITCAATHSFLPYVETEEAIRAQLQVGIDTHERILGRRPKGIWLPECGYTPGLDRLLKEAGLRYFFVDSHTIEHATPLPRRGGFAPLFTPHDVAAFARDEEASRQVWSSNDGYPGDYDYREYYRDIGFEREMSYIEPYIHPDGIRVRTGLKYYRITGKEGDKDWYEPSWAREKAASHAGHFLYHRERQVEEASHWMDRMPLVVATYDAELFGHWWFEGPQFLDDLIRKTVCDSKKVKLMTPSEYLEKYPEQDRGHLPMSTWGRNGYGEVWLNENNGWIYRHLHQAERELIGAITTFSEQKGDQLSLRCLKQAARELMLAQSSDWAFILDGQTVTRYAVQRVHDHLVRMRALLAMYREHQLDEETITQAEADFPVFPDLDITFYLPKQTHRVNVSRQLVAATQDQSSTKTVLMLAWEFPPHVVGGLGRAVYDLARHLVQQGIAVHVLTRATDSCSIDETMEGVHVHRLPTYIPSEQTDFLAWVFQLNLAMVDATSQLWSLGVRPDVIHAHDWLVGWAAIELKQRYSLPLVSTIHALEHGRHQGIHTPLQQRIHECERTLTQSSDSMIVCSKYMESEVMRLFGTPSSRLRVIHNGVDLIPLPDVNREQLRQELALGDGPVLFFIGRLVQEKGVHLLLEAMVRLRNEFPHVMLLVAGRGPMQDEWKQLVHQMGLSEQVHFLGFVDDARRNKLFALADVAVFPSLYEPFGIVALEAMALGTPVLVADTGGLREIVRHGENGAMMYTGDPESLTNQLRWLLRDPDQRHQLAQTAMRDVKQFYNWTLLTSQTIDLYRSLGVPAEIGMTT